In Acidobacteriota bacterium, the genomic stretch GCAGGCGGTGGCGATCTGGAGGCCCCTGAACTGCCGCTCGATGTAGCCGAACCGGCTCGGGGTGCGGTTCCGCTTCAAGGGATGGCGCCAAGAGACCAGGGTCGTCGCCAGGCCGAACAGCAAGGCCACCCCCCCGGCAAGGGCGGAAGCTCTCCCGATGGGCAGATCGAGGTGTAGGTTTTTCAGGCCCTTGTAGACCACCGACAGAGCCAGGACGAAGGCCACCACCGCCACCATCACCGGCGCCAACCGGCGCGTCCTCATCCGCGGTGTGCGGCTGTTGATGATCCAGCGGAGGATCCCGCGGAACAGGACGAAGGCGATCGCACCGCCGAGCAGGGGCGAAGCGATCCAGGTGACCCCGATCCACCCGAGGCGGACCCAGTCGACCCCCGCCAATCCCGCCACGGCCACGCCGCCACCCGCGACGGCTCCGACGATCGAGTGCGTGGTCGACACCGGCCACCCTCTCCAGGTCGCCAGCTGGAGCCAGAGACCGGCGGCGAGGAGCGCCCCGACCATCACCGCCATGAAGGCTCCCGCATCGGGCATCCGCTCCACGTCGACGATCCCCTTCTTCACCGTCTCCGAGACGTGCGTCCCGACGAAGACCGATCCGGCGAACTCGAAGACGGCGGCGACCGCGATCGCCTGGCCGAGCGTCAACGCGTGCGAGCCGACCGACGTCCCCATCGCGTTGGCGACGTCGTTGGCGCCGATGTTCCACGCCATGTACAGGCCGAACAGCAGGCCGAGGACGAGCAGCGCGGTGAGCATCGGTGAGCCTCAGCGAGAGATCATCAGGCGGATCTGGTCCCCGATCGCCTCCGAGGCGTTCGCGAGGTCCCCGACCAGCTCGAGGATCTTCTGCCAGAGCAGCAGCCCCACCACCCCCAGCTCCTGCTCCGCTCCATACAGCGCGCGCGCCAGCTCGTAGATCGCCTTGTCGACCTCGTGCTCTTCGCGCCCCACCCTCTGGATCAGCTCGATGACCTTCTCCGCCTCGGGGCCGCCGAAGGAGGCCGCGAGCAGCTCGTCGAGCTGGCCGATGATCTCCTGGGCCGTCGCGCAGGCCACCTCGGTCTTGTCAAGCACGAGCCTGAAGCCGGCGTGGAACTGCTCCGGGAGCGTCAGGTCCGCCCGGAGCGTCGCCACGATGACGAGATCCTCGCAGAGGTCGGCGAGCCGGTCTTGCTGGTGGAGGAGCGAGAGCAGATCCCGCCGGTCGACCGGCATGAAGTACGAGATCGGGAGGTGGTCGCGGATGTCGTTCTTGACCAGATCGGCCTCGTGCTCCAGCTTCATGATCGCCTTGCGCAGCTCCCGCGCCCGCTCCCGGTCCCCGGCGAGCAGGGCCTCGAAGAAGGGGCGGAGCTGGTCCAAGGTGGCGCGGACCTTCTCCATGTGCTGCTGCAGGGGTCCGAACGGACTGCGGCCGAACAGGCGGGCGAGCGGCTGGACCATGGGACCTCCCGGGCGGGGCGGCAGTCTACACGAAACGGGCCCGGGCGGGTGTCATGGCAGCGGGACGACCGACCGGTCCAGCGTTCGGTAGGCGACGGCCTCGGCGATGTCGGCCGCGTCCACCAGGTCCCGTCCGGCGAGATCGGCCACGGTGCGGGCCACCTTCAGGCAGCGGTCGTGGGCCCGCGCCGACAGCCGGAGGCGCTCCATGGCTGCGGTGAGCGCCTTCCGGGCCGCCCCCGTCATCGGGCACGCGGCCGCGAGATCTCGCGCCGGGAGGGCGGCGTTCCAGAGCACCCCGAAGCGCCGGTTCCGCTCGAGCTGCCGGCCGCGCGCCGCCACCACCCGCGCGCGCACCGCGGCGGAGTCCTCCCCACCCCGCGATGCGGCGAGCTCGGCGGCGGAAAGGGCGCGCAGTTCGACATGGATGTCGATCCGGTCCAGCAGGGGACCGGAGATCCGGCCCCGATACCGGTCGACCATCGCCGGGGTGCAGCGGCACTCGCGCAGCGACGAGCCGTGCCAACCGCAGGGGCACGGGTTCATCGCGGCGGCGAGCAGGAACCGGGCGGGGAACCGCGCCGGCCCGCATGCGCGGACGATCGTCACCTCGCCGTCCTCGAGCGGCTGGCGCAGCAGCTCGAGGACGTGGCGCGGGAACTCGGGAAGTTCGTCGAGGAACAGCACGCCGTGCGTGGCCAGCGACACCTCGCCGGGACGCGGCGGCGCCCCGCCGCCCACCAGTCCCGCGGCGGAGATGCTGTGGTGCGGGGCCCGGAAGGGCCGCTCCCGAACCAGTCCGCCCCCGGCCGGCCGGAGGCCGGCCGCGGAGTGCACGCGGGTCACCTCCAGGGCCTCCTCCCGCGTCAGCGGCGGCAGGATCGTCGGCAGCCGCCGCGCCAGCAGGGTCTTTCCCGATCCGGGCGGTCCGATCATCAGCAGGTTGTGCCCCCCGGCCGCCGCCACCTCCAGCGCCCGGCGCGCGGCGCGCTGCCCCTTCACCTCGGACAGATCGACGCGGGGCGGTCCGCCGGCGCGGGGAGCTGGCGGCCAGGGGGCCGCCCGATCACGGCCCAGGAGCAACCCGACCGCCTGCGCCAGGCTCCGGACCGCCTGCACGTCGATGCCGCCGACCTCGGCCGCTTCCCGCGCCGCCTCCGGCGGGACGAGCAGCCGGGCGAACCCTGCAGCCCGGGCGGCGATGGCGGCGGAGAGCGTCCCGTGGGCCGGACGCAGCGATCCGTCCAGACCGACCTCGGCGTAGGCGAGCGTGTCGCCGAGTTGTTCCGCGAGACGGTGGACGTGCAGGGACGCGATCGCGAGGCACATCGGCAGGTCGAGCCCCGTCCCCGCCTTCGGAACCCCGGCGGGGGCGAGGTTGATGATCACGCCCTGCTCGGCCGGCCCCCGCCACAGCCCCTGGGCCCGAAGCGCCACGCGCAGCCGATCGCGTGCCTCGCGGATCTCCCCGCCCGCCTGGCCGAGGACGGCCGCCCGCGGAATGCCGGAGGCACGCGCCGCCTGGACCTCCACCGGCACCGCCTCGATTCCGTAAAGAGCCGCTCCGAACGAGCGCGCGAGCTGGACCGCGTCGGACACCGGGCCTCCCCGGCGAGGCTAGCGGAGCGGGAGCGCGCGCCTCCCCCCGCCGCGCCCCGCGCCTCCCGCCTGCGGGAAGGCACGCCTCACTCCCGCGCGGCGCCGGAGCCGAGGGGGCTCGTCCGGCCCGCCCGCTCGCGGCCGAGGTCGAGCGGCCACCGGGAGGTCGCCGCGAGCCAGACCAGGCAGGGGACCACCAGCGAAAGCGCGAGAATTCGGGCGAGCAGGCGAAGATCGGCGGCCGCCGACTCGGCCAGGCGCCCGTAGACGAAGGTCGCCGCGGAGATCGCCATCGTCGCCAGACCCAGGTCGGTCGACATGACGCGCCCGAGGAATCGGTCGGGGACCATCTTCTGCAGCATCACGGTGCTGTACACCCAGATCGCGCTGCCGCCGAAGTGCGCGGCCGTCACCGCCAGCGCCGCCGCCCACGGGCTTCGCACCGACGCGAAGACGGAATACCAGAAGGCGGCCCACAGGAACGCTCCGGCGATCAGCCGCCGCAGGCGCTCCGGCGTTTCGGCCGCCGCCAGCCGGCGGGCGATCACGGGTCCGATCCCCGTCCCCACCGCACGGGCGAAGTAGAGCAGCGCGATGCCGAGGTCGGGCCGCCCCGCGATCGGATAGACGCGCTCGCCGAAGAGGGTGAGCAGGAGCGTGATCGCCCCCGCGATGCCCCACCCCGATTTGAGCAACAGGACGGTCGCCACCGAGGGGCGGGAGACGATGAACCCGATCCCCTCGGCGAGGTCGCGCAGGCCGGTCACGGTGCGCCAGTCGATCGGCCCGGCGGCGCGGCGGCGGCGCGGTAGCTCGATGCGGTAGACCAGCAGGGCCGAAACGACGTACGTGGCGGCGTCGATCGCCAGCGCCGCCCTCCACCCGAGGCGGTCGGTCACCACCCCGCCGGCCAGCGATCCGGCGGCGAAGACCGCCGACCACGCGATCGCCCCCAGCGCGTTCGCCGCCGTCAGGTGGCGCTCGGGGACGAGCTGTGGAATCGCGGCCGACCGGGCCGGCTCGAAGAAGGCCGATCCGACGACCTGGAGTGCGACAAGGGTGTAGACGTAGGCGAGCGGCCAGGGAACCACCGGTGCAGCGAGGAGAGCGAGCACCAGAGCGGTGCGCGCGAGATCGCTCGCGATCATGACCGCCCGCCGGCTGAACCGGTCGGCGACCACGCCGGCGATCGGTCCGGCGAGGAACAGCGGGAGCAATTTCAGGATCAGCAGGCCGGCGAGCGCGCGCGGATCGCTTCCCCTCACCTCGCGCAGCAGGGCGAACAGGGCGAGCAGCGCCATCCAGTCGCCGGCGAGGCTGATCACGCGCGCGCTGAACAGCAGGCGGAAGCCGCGGTGCTCGCGGAGAATCGCGAGGTAGCCGGAGCCGCCCGCCCTCCCTGCCGGATGCTCGCTCAACGCTCCCCCGGCGCCGCGCCACCCCGCCGCGGCCGGCGCCATTCTCGCGAGCGGCCGGCGGGGCCGCCAGCCGCGGGGTGCGCGCCGCTCGCCGGCAGCGGTGCCGGCGCCGGATAATCGGACGCGATGCTCGGACTCGTCTTCGACGGACGGCGCGCGCTCCTGCGGAGCGACCTTCCGGAGCCGCAACCGCGTGACGGCTGGGCGGTGCTGCGCGTGCGCCTCGCCGGGATCTGCCGCACCGACCTGGAGATCACGCGCGGCTACATGGCGCACCGCGGCGTGCTCGGCCACGAGTTCGTCGGGGAGGTGGCCGCCTGCAGCGACCGCACCTGGATCGGCCGGCGCGTCGTGGGGGAGATCAACGCCGCCTGCGGCCGGTGCGCAACGTGCCGCGCCGGACTCCCGCGGCACTGCCCGGAGCGGCGCGTCCTCGGGATCGATCGGCTCGACGGCTGCCTGGCCGAACTCTGCACGCTCCCCGTCGCGAACCTCCACCCCGTGCCGGACGCGATCCCCGACGAGAGGGCGGTGTTCACCGAGCCGCTCGCGGCGGCGTACGAGATCCTCGAGCAGGTCGCCGTGGGGCGGGAAGACCGGGTCGTCGTCCTCGGCGACGGCAAGCTCGGCATCCTCTGCGCCTGGGTCCTCGCCACCGCCTCGCGGCGAGTGACGCTCGCCGGCCATCACCCGGCCAAGCTCGCCGCCGCCGCCTGGGGCGGCGTGGAAACGGTCGCACCCCCCGCCGCTCCCGCGGCCGGCGCGGATCTCGTCGTGGAGGCGACCGGAGCCCCCGGCGGGCTGGAGCAGGCGGCCCGGCTGTGCCGCCCGCGCGGGACGGTGGTTCTCAAGTCCACGCTCGCCGGAGGCTCCCCGGTCGACCTCGCCCCGCTGGTCGTGAACGAGATCACCGTCGTCGGCTCGCGGTGCGGGCCGTTCGAGCGGGCGCTGGAGGGGCTCGAGCGCCACCGCTTCCCCGTCGAGCGGCTGATCGCCGCCCGGTACCCGCTGTCGCGCGCCACCGAGGCGCTCGCCCGGGCGGCGGAACCCGGTGTGCTCAAGGTCCTCGTCGAGGCCGGGTGACGGGGCGGCGCGCGCCGGTCACGCCGGCGCGCCGCGCTTCCAGCCGCGCAGCCGGTCCTCCAGGCGCCGCCAGGCACCGTAGCTCCCGGGCGCGACGAAGCTCCAGAGGAGGTACCGGAGGGCCCGCAGGTCGGCGGGACGCCGGCGGAGCACGGCGCGGAAATGCGCGCGGGCCTCCGCGAGCCCCTCTCGGCTCCTCTCGCAGTCCGCCAGCGCCGCCCGTCCCGCCCGCATGTGCTGCGAGAGGAGAGCGTCTTCGAGCACGCGGGCGTGCTCGCGCGCGAACTCCGGCTCGGCCGCGGCGAACTTCTCCAGGATCGCGATCCAGCAGCCGGCATCGCGCGCCACGTTCCGGCTGATGTTCCCCGGATGGTGGCGGTAGCAAAGCAGCGGCTCCGGGAGCATCGCGATCGGCCCGGCGCGGCGCGTCAGGCGCAACCACAGGTCGACGTCCTCGGCCGAGCGAAGGCTCTCGTCGAAGCCGCCCAGCTCGAAAAACAGATCGCGCTCGACGAGGATGCTGCACCCGTTGATCGACCCCTTGTCGCGGGTGAGCACGTCGAGG encodes the following:
- a CDS encoding ATP-binding protein: MSDAVQLARSFGAALYGIEAVPVEVQAARASGIPRAAVLGQAGGEIREARDRLRVALRAQGLWRGPAEQGVIINLAPAGVPKAGTGLDLPMCLAIASLHVHRLAEQLGDTLAYAEVGLDGSLRPAHGTLSAAIAARAAGFARLLVPPEAAREAAEVGGIDVQAVRSLAQAVGLLLGRDRAAPWPPAPRAGGPPRVDLSEVKGQRAARRALEVAAAGGHNLLMIGPPGSGKTLLARRLPTILPPLTREEALEVTRVHSAAGLRPAGGGLVRERPFRAPHHSISAAGLVGGGAPPRPGEVSLATHGVLFLDELPEFPRHVLELLRQPLEDGEVTIVRACGPARFPARFLLAAAMNPCPCGWHGSSLRECRCTPAMVDRYRGRISGPLLDRIDIHVELRALSAAELAASRGGEDSAAVRARVVAARGRQLERNRRFGVLWNAALPARDLAAACPMTGAARKALTAAMERLRLSARAHDRCLKVARTVADLAGRDLVDAADIAEAVAYRTLDRSVVPLP
- a CDS encoding TIGR00153 family protein, translated to MVQPLARLFGRSPFGPLQQHMEKVRATLDQLRPFFEALLAGDRERARELRKAIMKLEHEADLVKNDIRDHLPISYFMPVDRRDLLSLLHQQDRLADLCEDLVIVATLRADLTLPEQFHAGFRLVLDKTEVACATAQEIIGQLDELLAASFGGPEAEKVIELIQRVGREEHEVDKAIYELARALYGAEQELGVVGLLLWQKILELVGDLANASEAIGDQIRLMISR
- a CDS encoding glycosyltransferase, translating into MSETVSVVIPTYNRARFAVRAVESVLEQTRPPDETIVIDDGSTDGTADALAPLRGRIRYVRRENAGQAAARNHGARIARGRWLAFLDSDDWWEPQRLERLMAYAARRREASAWTTAARVCTWEGKKTSRVIANAGPGELIDTLDVLTRDKGSINGCSILVERDLFFELGGFDESLRSAEDVDLWLRLTRRAGPIAMLPEPLLCYRHHPGNISRNVARDAGCWIAILEKFAAAEPEFAREHARVLEDALLSQHMRAGRAALADCERSREGLAEARAHFRAVLRRRPADLRALRYLLWSFVAPGSYGAWRRLEDRLRGWKRGAPA
- a CDS encoding alcohol dehydrogenase, which encodes MLGLVFDGRRALLRSDLPEPQPRDGWAVLRVRLAGICRTDLEITRGYMAHRGVLGHEFVGEVAACSDRTWIGRRVVGEINAACGRCATCRAGLPRHCPERRVLGIDRLDGCLAELCTLPVANLHPVPDAIPDERAVFTEPLAAAYEILEQVAVGREDRVVVLGDGKLGILCAWVLATASRRVTLAGHHPAKLAAAAWGGVETVAPPAAPAAGADLVVEATGAPGGLEQAARLCRPRGTVVLKSTLAGGSPVDLAPLVVNEITVVGSRCGPFERALEGLERHRFPVERLIAARYPLSRATEALARAAEPGVLKVLVEAG
- a CDS encoding MFS transporter, which produces MAPAAAGWRGAGGALSEHPAGRAGGSGYLAILREHRGFRLLFSARVISLAGDWMALLALFALLREVRGSDPRALAGLLILKLLPLFLAGPIAGVVADRFSRRAVMIASDLARTALVLALLAAPVVPWPLAYVYTLVALQVVGSAFFEPARSAAIPQLVPERHLTAANALGAIAWSAVFAAGSLAGGVVTDRLGWRAALAIDAATYVVSALLVYRIELPRRRRAAGPIDWRTVTGLRDLAEGIGFIVSRPSVATVLLLKSGWGIAGAITLLLTLFGERVYPIAGRPDLGIALLYFARAVGTGIGPVIARRLAAAETPERLRRLIAGAFLWAAFWYSVFASVRSPWAAALAVTAAHFGGSAIWVYSTVMLQKMVPDRFLGRVMSTDLGLATMAISAATFVYGRLAESAAADLRLLARILALSLVVPCLVWLAATSRWPLDLGRERAGRTSPLGSGAARE
- a CDS encoding anion permease, yielding MLTALLVLGLLFGLYMAWNIGANDVANAMGTSVGSHALTLGQAIAVAAVFEFAGSVFVGTHVSETVKKGIVDVERMPDAGAFMAVMVGALLAAGLWLQLATWRGWPVSTTHSIVGAVAGGGVAVAGLAGVDWVRLGWIGVTWIASPLLGGAIAFVLFRGILRWIINSRTPRMRTRRLAPVMVAVVAFVLALSVVYKGLKNLHLDLPIGRASALAGGVALLFGLATTLVSWRHPLKRNRTPSRFGYIERQFRGLQIATACYVAFAHGANDVANAVGPVAGVWSAYVSGGVAAKAPVPLWILTLGGAGIVVGLATWGYKVMDTIGRKITALTPSRGFCAEFAAATTVLVCSKAGIPISTTHTLVGSVIGVGLARGLAALDRRVVRDIFGAWIVTLPASFLLSALLVTLLRAVL